In a genomic window of Amblyomma americanum isolate KBUSLIRL-KWMA chromosome 4, ASM5285725v1, whole genome shotgun sequence:
- the Rab32 gene encoding RAS oncogene family member Rab32 isoform X1 encodes MPSALSGQQEDRRTLPYPLSQGMMKEQQREHLYKILVIGELGTGKTSIIKRYVHQFFSHHYRATIGVDFALKVVEWDENTLIRLQLWDIAGQERFGNMTRVYYKEAVGAFIVFDVTRSQTFEAVRKWKADLDAKVQLPEGTPIPCVLLANKCDMSKEGVVNNATEMNEFCKENNFAGWFLTSAKENLNIEEAARFLITQILHNQKELNLDESGQGSVPLSGSIPMAQSVPRRACC; translated from the exons ATGCCGTCCGCTCTCTCGGGACAGCAAGAGGATCGGCGGACGTTGCC ctatcctctcTCGCAGGGCATGATGAAGGAGCAGCAGCGCGAGCACCTGTACAAGATCCTCGTCATCGGCGAGCTGGGCACCGGCAAGACGAGCATCATCAAGCGCTATGTGCACCAGTTCTTCTCGCACCACTACAGAGCGACC ATCGGCGTCGACTTCGCGCTCAAGGTTGTGGAATGGGATGAAAATACTCTTATTCGGCTTCAGCTGTGGGATATCGCAG GCCAGGAGCGTTTCGGCAACATGACGCGTGTCTACTACAAGGAGGCCGTGGGCGCGTTCATCGTGTTCGACGTGACGCGGTCGCAGACCTTCGAGGCAGTGCGCAAGTGGAAGGCCGACCTGGACGCCAAGGTGCAGCTGCCCGAAGGAACACCTATACCCTGTGTCCTGCTCGCCAACAAG TGTGACATGTCCAAAGAAGGCGTGGTAAACAATGCAACTGAAATGAACGAGTTCTGCAAAGAAAACAACTTCGCCGGTTGGTTCCTCACGTCAGCCAAGGAGAACCTCAACATCGAGGAAGCAGCCCGGTTCTTAATAACTCAG ATACTCCACAACCAAAAGGAACTGAACTTGGATGAATCCGGACAGGGGTCAGTTCCACTCTCAGGAAGCATTCCAATGGCACAGTCCGTACCACGAAGAGCGTGCTGCTGA
- the Rab32 gene encoding RAS oncogene family member Rab32 isoform X2, with amino-acid sequence MMKEQQREHLYKILVIGELGTGKTSIIKRYVHQFFSHHYRATIGVDFALKVVEWDENTLIRLQLWDIAGQERFGNMTRVYYKEAVGAFIVFDVTRSQTFEAVRKWKADLDAKVQLPEGTPIPCVLLANKCDMSKEGVVNNATEMNEFCKENNFAGWFLTSAKENLNIEEAARFLITQILHNQKELNLDESGQGSVPLSGSIPMAQSVPRRACC; translated from the exons ATGATGAAGGAGCAGCAGCGCGAGCACCTGTACAAGATCCTCGTCATCGGCGAGCTGGGCACCGGCAAGACGAGCATCATCAAGCGCTATGTGCACCAGTTCTTCTCGCACCACTACAGAGCGACC ATCGGCGTCGACTTCGCGCTCAAGGTTGTGGAATGGGATGAAAATACTCTTATTCGGCTTCAGCTGTGGGATATCGCAG GCCAGGAGCGTTTCGGCAACATGACGCGTGTCTACTACAAGGAGGCCGTGGGCGCGTTCATCGTGTTCGACGTGACGCGGTCGCAGACCTTCGAGGCAGTGCGCAAGTGGAAGGCCGACCTGGACGCCAAGGTGCAGCTGCCCGAAGGAACACCTATACCCTGTGTCCTGCTCGCCAACAAG TGTGACATGTCCAAAGAAGGCGTGGTAAACAATGCAACTGAAATGAACGAGTTCTGCAAAGAAAACAACTTCGCCGGTTGGTTCCTCACGTCAGCCAAGGAGAACCTCAACATCGAGGAAGCAGCCCGGTTCTTAATAACTCAG ATACTCCACAACCAAAAGGAACTGAACTTGGATGAATCCGGACAGGGGTCAGTTCCACTCTCAGGAAGCATTCCAATGGCACAGTCCGTACCACGAAGAGCGTGCTGCTGA